The following proteins are encoded in a genomic region of Ctenopharyngodon idella isolate HZGC_01 chromosome 12, HZGC01, whole genome shotgun sequence:
- the brsk1a gene encoding serine/threonine-protein kinase BRSK1 isoform X3 has protein sequence MSKELSVTLAAQYVGPYRLEKTLGKGQTGLVKLGIHCITGQKVAIKIVNREKLSESVLMKVEREIAILKLIEHPHVLKLHDVYENNKYLYLVLEHVSGGELFDYLVKKGRLTPKEARKFFRQIISALDFCHSHSICHRDLKPENLLLDEKNNIRIADFGMASLQVGDSLLETSCGSPHYACPEVIRGEKYDGRRADVWSCGVILFALLVGALPFDHDNLRQLLEKVKSGVFHMPHFIPPDCQALLRGMIEVNPEKRFTLEAIQKHAWYQAGRNEPCPEQPPPRRVCMGRIMSLTELDPDVLDSMYSLGCFRDRVKLAQDLQCEEDNQEKMIYYLLLDRKERYPSYEDEDLPPRNDVDPPRKRVDSPMLTRHGRCRPERKSLEVLSVTEQGSPTPPRRALDTSSHSQRSRSVSGASTGLSSSPLSSPRSPVFTFSEPEVVAATKAGSGSTAARPNRSHEPKTQTLPSKNAPERPHLQSMKSLPLPASTSRSPSPSPLLSPIPRFLFFPSPSAVLKSVTKSLYPMSQVTPQGSPLPTPLGTPVHHPHPPTATPPSSSSSSSSSRAEGGNVGVGSLSLTPPSSPGGGGGMAASSSAHWRTRLNSLKNNLLGSPRFHRRKLQVPTSEDMSSLTPESSPELAKRSWFGNFISLEKEEQIFVVIRDKPLSSIKADIVHAFLSIPSLSHSVISQTSFRAEYKTSGGPSVFQKPVKFQVDISFSEGERERERERERDGQKDFGIYSVTFSLISGPSRRFRRVVETIQAQLLGAHDQPMAQTLSDEKNGRPPRTPTRQNSRRSEGGGDRCEWVERGEAGVLLQRRGSGKERTRLLSSSGTQSQP, from the exons ATGTCTAAGGAACTGTCAGTGACCCTGGCAGCTCAGTATGTGGGGCCGTATCGACTAGAAAAGACTCTCGGGAAGGGCCAGACAG GTCTGGTGAAGCTTGGGATTCATTGCATCACTGGTCAAAAAGTAGCCATCAAAATAGTCAACAGAGAAAAACTCTCAGAATCTGTGTTGATGAAG GTGGAGAGAGAAATTGCTATTTTAAAACTGATTGAACATCCACACGTGTTGAAACTCCATGATGTTTATGAGAATAACAAATACCT GTATTTGGTATTGGAGCATGTTTCTGGTGGAGAGCTGTTTGACTATTTGGTGAAGAAGGGCAGACTGACGCCTAAAGAGGCACGAAAGTTCTTCAGACAAATCATATCTGCTTTGGACTTCTGTCATAGTCACTCCATATG TCATAGAGACCTGAAACCAGAAAACCTTCTGCTGGATGAGAAGAACAATATCAGGATTGCAGACTTTGGCATGGCCTCACTACAGGTGGGAGACAGTCTGCTGGAGACAAGCTGTGG ATCTCCTCATTATGCATGTCCAGAGGTTATCAGG GGTGAGAAATATGACGGTCGACGGGCTGATGTATGGAGCTGTGGAGTCATTCTCTTCGCTCTGCTAGTG GGCGCACTGCCCTTCGACCACGATAACCTGCGGCAGCTGCTGGAGAAGGTGAAGAGTGGAGTGTTCCACATGCCCCATTTCATCCCACCCGACTGCCAGGCTCTGCTGCGGGGCATGATCGAGGTCAACCCTGAAAAAAGATTCACG CTAGAGGCCATCCAGAAACATGCCTGGTATCA AGCTGGACGCAATGAGCCGTGTCCGGAGCAGCCGCCCCCGAGGCGTGTGTGTATGGGTCGAATCATGTCTCTGACAGAGCTGGACCCGGATGTGCTGGACAGCATGTATTCTCTAGGGTGTTTCAGGGACCGGGTTAAACTGGCCCAAGACTTGCAGTGTGAAGA AGATAACCAAGAGAAGATGATCTATTATCTCCTATTAGACCGTAAAGAGCGCTATCCCAGCTATGAGGATGAGGATCTTCCTCCCAGAAATGACGTCG ACCCTCCACGGAAGCGTGTAGACTCACCCATGTTAACCCGTCACGGCCGCTGCCGGCCAGAAAGGAAGAGTCTGGAGGTGCTGAGTGTGACGGAGCAGGGCTCTCCCACACCCCCGCGCAGAGCGTTGGACACCTCCTCGCACAGCCAAAG ATCTCGATCTGTTAGTGGAGCATCAACTGGCCTTTCTTCTAGTCCTCTGAGTAGTCCCAGG AGCCCTGTCTTTACCTTCAGCGAGCCAGAGGTAGTTGCCGCCACCAAAGCGGGAAGCGGCAGCACCGCCGCTCGTCCCAATCGATCGCATGAACCCAAAACGCAGACGCTTCCATCTAAAAATGCACCTGAACGCCCCCACCTCCAGTCCATGAAGTCCCTCCCCCTGCCCGCCTCCACTTCCCGCTCTCCCTCCCCTTCTCCCCTCTTGTCACCCATTCCCCGTTTCCTCTTCTTTCCTTCTCCATCTGCAGTGCTGAAGTCGGTGACTAAAAGCTTGTATCCCATGTCTCAGGTCACCCCTCAGGGCTCTCCCCTGCCAACCCCCCTGGGTACCCCTGTGCATcacccccacccccccaccGCTACCccaccctcctcctcctcttcctcttcttcctccCGAGCCGAGGGAGGAAATGTGGGCGTGGGCTCACTCTCCTTGACCCCACCCTCTAGTCCAGGGGGAGGCGGTGGCATGGCGGCCAGTAGCTCCGCCCACTGGAGGACACGCCTCAACTCATTGAAGAACAACCTGTTGGGGTCGCCGCGGTTCCACCGCCGCAAGCTGCAGG TGCCAACCTCAGAGGACATGTCCAGTTTGACACCAGAATCCAGCCCAGA GCTGGCTAAAAGGTCCTGGTTTGGGAATTTCATCAGTTTGGAAAAAGAAGAGCAGATTTTTGTGGTCATCAGAGACAAACCTCTTAGTTCCATTAAAGCTGATATCGTTCATGCCTTCCTCTCT ATTCCCTCCCTCAGTCACAGCGTGATCTCTCAGACAAGTTTCCGAGCAGAGTATAAGACTTCTGGAGGTCCGTCTGTCTTCCAGAAGCCTGTCAAATTCCAGGTAGACATCTCCTTCTCTGAGGGGGAAAGAGAGCGGgagcgggagagagagagggatggaCAGAAGGATTTTGGAATTTACAGTGTAACTTTTAGCCTCATATCAG gtCCAAGTCGCAGATTTAGAAGAGTTGTTGAAACGATTCAAGCCCAGTTGCTCGGTGCTCATGATCAGCCCATGGCGCAAACTCTTTCAG ATGAGAAGAACGGTCGCCCTCCAAGAACACCAACCAGACAAAACTCCCGGCGCTCAGAGGGCGGAGGCGATCGCTGTGAATGGGTGGAGCGCGGCGAGGCCGGGGTTTTACTCCAGCGCAGGGGGTCGGGAAAAGAAAGAACCCGCCTGCTTTCCTCCAGTGGAACACAATCACAGCCCTGA